From the genome of Parasteatoda tepidariorum isolate YZ-2023 chromosome X1, CAS_Ptep_4.0, whole genome shotgun sequence, one region includes:
- the LOC110282522 gene encoding uncharacterized protein yields the protein MFTCNICEKCFNTNYNLKRHTLQVHEKKNAHSCTDCSKKFARKSDLLRHRDSVHSTEKISCKMCATEFSRKDNLDHHLKNGNCRRKLEKQNKKRKRDDDNEPNKKMVILNNQQGGAVPSFTEPSTSGFPILAEPSTSAGLPTFAGPSTSTIAPTSAENLDRTKLSRTKETKSAFKKAYREFTLKNYDREIGIPEFLRSKKDETTEIFLSELQKHESLKVRLLIFCIYQKVSDDFVKQIKNVEFKTANKPVFASTNKSELYEELTNKLILESEDFQEKDSGWTLGEIIELEIHTNKFTPLRGSTFVELPEKIRMTNAVINVKNSDTCCFKWSILAAVFPADRNPNRVSNYEDLEKNLNFEGINFPTPLSDVKKFSKNNNISINVYSFDKELNIFPLLVSEVSETVHIDLLLVPTKHEFGHYCLIKNLSRLVSKQYSNHGHKVFICKRCLVFFNSEDSLIKHKELCDKNCPARVVMPSEESKYIKFKNFQHVLKVPFTVYADFECLTLKTDSCSRNPNLSSSTIYQKHAPFSFCYYICYDGGFYKPPVIYRGEDASKVFVESIKNEALEIEKIYRNPKPLKPLNEIEQKLFDDAKNCYACSEPFSFENKKVRDHNHVTQNFNGACCNRCNLLMRVPNFLPVFFHNLAGYDAHIFVKELGYDNFPIFLIPNNEERYISFSKTISKNFHIRFIDTLKFMPASLDSLISTLSKNEFKHMNINFPSNKIDLLLRKGIFPYDYFDDFKKCNETSLPSRDNFYNKLNEEEINEDDYRHALNVFQTFNLITLGDYCDLYVKTDVLLLADLFENFRNICLKTYNLDPCWYYTAPALSWDAMLFHSKITLELITDYDMILFIEKGIRGGISQCCNRYSKANNKYMDTFNPNEQSKFLIYLDANNLYGFAMSQSLPLNKFSWCSTDIDVEKIPDDSKIGYILEVDLNYPDELHDHHSDFPVAPENKPPPNCRLPRLLTTLEPKLKYVIYYKNLKLYLKLGLKLTKIHRVLQFNQSPWLQSYIDFNTKLRTNSKTDFHKDFYKLMNNSIFGKTMENIRRRVNIRLCTSSKQVSKLIAKPNFEHRTIFSENLMAVHMKKTKIHFSKPIQIGMVILEASKILMYSFHYETMKETYGSNIRLMYTDTDSFIYEVQTSDMYADIKNNINLYDTSDYDINNIYNIPLINKKVLGKMKDENKGRIMSEFIGLKSKMYAYKTEEKTEKRLKGIKKQTLKNKITFHDYFDCLFSKKNLYAEMNFIRSKHHNIHSVHQNKLALSFNDEKRHILEDGITTLAHGHYKLRNEEITDE from the coding sequence ATGTTTACTTGCAACATTTGTGAGAAGTGTTTTAATACGAACTACAATTTAAAACGGCACACCTTACAAgtacatgagaaaaaaaatgcgcaTTCATGTACTGACTGCTCTAAAAAGTTTGCTCGTAAAAGTGATCTACTAAGACACAGAGACTCTGTGCATTCTACTGagaaaatttcatgtaaaatgtGTGCTACAGAATTCAGCAGAAAAGACAATTTAGATCATcacttaaaaaatggaaattgtcGAAGAAAATTGGAAAAGCAGAATAAGAAAAGAAAGCGAGATGATGATAATGAACCCAACAAAAAGATGGTGATTCTAAACAATCAACAAGGTGGTGCAGTGCCTTCATTCACCGAGCCCTCAACATCTGGATTTCCAATATTAGCCGAACCTTCAACATCTGCAGGACTCCCAACCTTTGCTGGACCTTCAACATCTACCATTGCTCCTACATCTGCAGAAAACTTGGATAGAACCAAATTGTCAcgaacaaaagaaacaaaaagtgCTTTCAAAAAGGCCTATAGAGAATTCactctaaaaaattatgatagagAGATCGGTATTCCAGagtttttaagaagtaaaaaggATGAAACTACTGAAATATTTCTATCTGAACTTCAAAAACATGAATCACTGAAAGTGAgattgttaatattttgtatctATCAAAAAGTAAGTGATGACTTCgtcaagcaaataaaaaatgtcgAGTTCAAGACAGCAAACAAACCTGTTTTCGCCTCTacaaataaaagtgaattataTGAAGAATTAACAAATAAACTTATTCTAGAAAGTGAGGATTTCCAGGAAAAAGACTCAGGCTGGACGCTGGGAGAAATTATTGAACTCGAAATCCACACTAATAAATTTACTCCTCTAAGAGGTTCAACTTTTGTGGAATTACCTGAAAAAATTCGTATGACAAATGctgtaattaatgttaaaaatagcgACACTTGTTGCTTCAAATGGTCCATTTTAGCAGCTGTATTTCCTGCAGATCGCAACCCAAATCGTGTATCAAATTACGaagatcttgaaaaaaatttgaactttgaaGGAATAAATTTTCCTACCCCTCTAAgtgatgttaaaaaattttcaaaaaataataacatctCTATTAATGTCTATTCCTTTGACAAAGAACTGAACATTTTTCCCTTACTCGTCAGTGAAGTTAGTGAAACTGTACACATTGACTTATTACTTGTGCCAACTAAACATGAATTTGGACATTATTGCCTCATCAAAAATCTTTCCAGGCTTGTGTcaaaacaatattcaaatcaCGGACATAAAGTTTTCATATGTAAAAGGTGCTTAGTGTTTTTCAACTCAGAGGATTCTCTTATAAAACACAAAGAACTGTGTGACAAAAATTGTCCAGCAAGAGTCGTAATGCCATCTGAAGAAAGTaagtacattaaatttaaaaattttcagcatgttttaaaagttcctttcaCTGTTTATGCAGATTTTGAATGCTTAACTTTGAAAACCGACTCTTGTTCTCGAAATCCGAATCTTTCTTCATCAACTATCTATCAGAAACACGCACCTTTTAGCTTTTGCTATTATATATGCTATGATGGTGGCTTTTATAAACCTCCTGTTATATACAGAGGGGAAGATGCCTCTAAAGTATTTgtagaaagtataaaaaatgaagcTCTCGAAATCGAAAAAATCTACAGAAATCCTAAACCTTTAAAACCTTTGAATGAAATtgaacaaaaactttttgatgatGCTAAGAACTGTTACGCATGTTCTGAAcctttttctttcgaaaataaaaaagttcgtGATCATAATCAcgttactcaaaattttaacgGTGCGTGTTGCAATAGATGTAACCTTCTAATGAGAGTACCAAATTTTTTACcagttttctttcataatttggCAGGTTACGACGCTCATATATTTGTAAAGGAGTTAGGATATGATAATTtccccatttttttaatacctaaTAACGAAGAGAGATacatttccttttcaaaaacaatttctaaaaattttcacattcgCTTTATTGATACATTAAAGTTCATGCCGGCAAGTCTCGATAGTTTAATATCtactttaagtaaaaatgaatttaaacatatgaacattaattttccatctaataaaattgatttacttcttagaaaaggaatttttccatatgattattttgatgattttaaaaaatgcaatgaaaCTAGTTTACCATCACGCGATAacttttacaataaacttaATGAGGAAGAAATAAATGAGGATGATTATAGACATGCCTTAAATGTTttccaaacatttaatttaataacactaGGTGACTATTGTGATTTATATGTTAAAACAGATGTACTTTTATTAGcagatttatttgaaaattttcgaaacatttgcttaaaaacttataatttggATCCGTGTTGGTATTACACAGCTCCCGCTCTTTCCTGGGATGCAAtgttatttcattcaaaaataactttagaatTAATAACGGATTATGAtatgattttattcattgaaaaggGTATTAGGGGAGGAATAAGCCAATGTTGTAACCGATATTCAAAAGCTAATAATAAGTACATGGATACTTTTAATCCTAATGaacaatctaaatttttaatatatctagATGCAAATAACCTCTATGGTTTTGCGATGAGCCAGAGCTTgcctttgaataaattttcatggtGCAGCACAGATATAGATGTAGAAAAAATTCCGGATGATTCAAAAATCGGTTATATATTAGAGGTTGACCTGAATTATCCCGATGAGCTACATGATCATCATTCTGATTTCCCAGTCGCACCTGAAAACAAACCACCACCTAACTGTAGATTACCACGCCTCTTAACCACTCTAGAGCCAAAActtaaatatgttatatattataagaatttgaaaCTGTACTTGAAATTAGGGctgaaattaactaaaatacatAGAGTTTTACAATTTAATCAATCACCATGGCTCCAGAGTTATATAGATTTTAACACTAAATTAAGAACCAATTCTAAAACAGATTTCCATAAAGACTTTTATAAACTGATGAACAACAGcatttttggaaaaacaatggaaaatatAAGGCGTCGAGTAAATATTAGATTGTGCACATCCAGCAAACAAGTAAGCAAACTCATTGCAAAACCAAATTTTGAGCACAgaacaattttttctgaaaatttaatggctgtgcatatgaaaaaaacaaaaattcatttttctaaacCTATTCAAATAGGCATGGTTATTCTAGAAGCATCCAAAATTCTTATGTATTCTTTCCATTACGAAACGATGAAAGAAACGTACGGATCAAACATTCGACTGATGTACACGGATACAGATTCCTTTATTTATGAGGTACAAACTTCGGATATGTATGcagacataaaaaataacattaacttATATGATACATCCGACTATGacataaataacatttacaaCATaccactaataaataaaaaagtcctCGGAAAGATGAAAGATGAGAACAAGGGTCGGATAATGTCCGAATTCATtggattaaaatcaaaaatgtatgcctacaaaactgaagaaaaaacagaaaagcgattgaaaggaattaaaaaacaaaccctcaaaaataaaataacatttcacgATTATTTTGATTgcttatttagcaaaaaaaatctttatgcagaaatgaattttattcgtTCTAAACACCATAACATTCATTCTGTGCATCAAAATAAACTTGCTTTATCTTTTAACGACGAAAAGAGGCATATTTTGGAAGATGGCATTACGACTCTTGCTCATGGACACtacaaattaagaaatgaagaaataacTGATGAGTAA